Below is a genomic region from Pseudomonas svalbardensis.
AGCGTCACCTCGGTCTGCTCGTGCAGGCGAGCCATCAGCAGCGGCGAGAGTTTCTTGTACAGCACAACCTGCTTTTTCATCGTCATCATCTCAACTTCAATTCAGGAATGAGCGGCCGTCGACCGTTGCACAACGGCCTTGGCCACGACCCGGTCGCTGGCGCCGGGCTTGAGGAAAATCGTCAGCACCACTGAGAGCATCAACGCGCCGCTCATCAACAGATAAGAAGCACCCGGCGAGCCAGTGGAGCTGTTCAAGTAGCCCACCAGATACGAACCGCCAAACGAACCGAGCGCGCCCATGCTGTTGATCAACGCCATGGCGCCCCCCGCGACGTTGGCCGGGAGGATTTCCGGAATGATCGCGAAGAACGGACCGTAAGGCGCGTACATGCAGGCGCCAGCGATCACCAGCAGGGTGTAGGACCACCAGAAGTGTTCAGCGCCCAAGGCGTAGGAGCCATAGAAAGCAATCGAGGCGATCAGCAGCGGTGGCCAGACAAAGCGTTTGCGCTTCTGCATTTTGTCCGAGCCCCAGGACACCAGCAGCATGCCAATCACCGCGGCCAGATACGGCAGCGAGGAGAGCCAGCCGGCTTCAATCATGTCCATTTGCGCACCGGCCTTGAGGATCGACGGCAGCCACAGCACGAAGCCATAGACGCCGATGCTCCAGCAGAAAAACTGCAAGGCCAGGATGATTACCTTGGGCGAACGGAAGGCTTCGGCGTAGTTCTTCACCGCTTTGATGCCCACCTGTTCGGCGGCCAGAGCGCTTTCCAGATCGTGCTTTTCCTGGTCGCTCAGCCACTTGGCCTGGGCGGGACGGTCATCGGCCAGACGCCACCAGATAAACGCCCAGAGCACCGCCGGCAAACCTTCGATGATGAACATCCAGCGCCAACTGTAGTGCTGCACCAGATACCCCGAGACCACCGACATCCAGAGCATGGTCACCGGATTGCCGAGGATCAGGAACGTGTTGGCCCGCGAGCGTTCGGCACGGGTGAACCAGTGGCACAGGTACACCAGCATCGCCGGCATCACCGCGGCTTCGACCACGCCGAGCATGAAGCGAATCACGATCAGCCAGTAGGCGTTGGAGACGATCCCGGTCAACGTGGCCAGGCCACCCCAGAGAATCAGGCTGACGAAAATCAGCTTCTTGACGCTGTGCTTCTGGGCGTAGATCGCGCCCGGCACCTGGAAGAAGAAGTAGCCAAGGAAGAACAGTGCGCCAAGCATCGACGACAGGCCCGGCGTGATCATCAGGTCGGCGGCCATCCCGGAGGCGGCGGCGAACCCGTAGTTGGCGCGGTCCAGGTACGCCAGGCTGTAGGTGATGAACACGATCGGCATGATGTACCACCAGCGGCGGGCGGCGAGTGTTGCGGTTTTCATAGTGGTGCTCCTGAGCTTGTTGTTTTTGTCGCAGCAGGTAACGGGTTAAATCTTCAGTGATTGTTACGGCCTCTTCGCGAGCAGGCTCGCTCCCACAGGGTTACGTTGGAATGCGATCCAATGTGGGAGCGAGCCTGCTCGCGATGGCGGCCTCAAATTCGGCGATCATTTCGGATCGATTGGGCAACCCCTCCATATCCCCACGGCTCTGCACCGCGCGGCTGCCAATCCAGTTGGCGCGCTTCACCGCATCGGCAAAGCTGTGGTTTTCCAGCAAGGCGCTGATCATGCCAACGGCAAAACCATCGCCGGCACCGACGGTGTCGACCACCGTTTCCACGGGCACGCCCGCGACGAAACCCTGGTCCAGGTGGGTGCGGTAATACGCACCGTGCGGGCCCAGTTTGATCGCCACGGCTTCGGCGCCTTGATCGAGGTAGAACGCCGCGATGTCGGCTGGGTCTTCGAAACCGGTCAGCAACCGGCCTTCGCTCAACCCCGGCAGCACCCAATGGGCGAGGGATGCGAGGCGGTTGATCTCGCTAATCATCTGTTGCTCGCTGGCCCACAGACTCGGGCGCAGGTTCGGGTCGAAGGACACGCTGCGCCCTGCATCGCGCATGCGGGTCATCAACTCGAAAGACATTTCCCGCGCCGTTTCGGACAGCGCCGGCGGAATGCCGGTGGCGTGCAAGTGTCGGGCGCTCAGCAACTCAGGGGCGATTGACTGCCGCGACAGATGACTCGCCGCCGACCCACGACGGAAATACTCGACCACCGGATCGCTGCCATCGTCAGTGCGCGACTTGAGCTGAAAACCGGTGGGGTGTGCGGTGTCGATGGCAACGTTGCTGCAATCCAGACCTTCTTTTTCCAGGGTGTCGATCACGAACCGTCCCAGCGAATCAGCGCCCACTCGGCTCAGCCAGGCCACGTTAAAACCCAACCGCGACAAGCCAATGGCGACATTGCTGTCGGCCCCGGCAATGCGTTTGTGGAAGTGGTCGACATCGGCCAGATCACCGTTCTGCTCGGCGACGAACATCGCCATGGTTTCGCCGAACGAGAGAATATCGATCTCAGGCATGAGCGCTCTCCAACCGGGTTTGACCGAGGCGGACGAGGGCGGCGACATGCTCGGTGGTCAACTGCACCAGGTCGTCGCCTTGCAGCGGGTATTCCGCCGCCCGCATGACGCCTTGGGCCATGTGCCGCAGCAGTTGTTCCCACAGATGCAGGTCACTGGCGGTCGGCGGTATGGCGACCAGTTTGCCATCGGCCCGGCGCGTCACGGCTTTGCAGTGCACATAGCCGACGTGACGACCGAGCAACCGCGCGGCGCTGGCAGCGGACTGGTCTTGCCAATGCCAGTTGCCGATGTCGAAGGTCATTTTGACCGGCAGGTTGTGTTGCTCGACTTCATTGAAAAACCGTTGGAACGGCTCGATACGGCCTCCGTGCAGGGTTTGATCGTTTTCCACCAGCAACTGCACGGCGCTTTTGCCCAGCACGCGGGACAAGGTCTGGAGATCGCTGTTGTCGGTGAAATAGCCCAGGGACACTTTCAGCCATTTGGCACCGAATGCCTGGGCACGCTGCAGTGCGCTGATCAGTTCGGGATTGGGTTTGGACTGGCCAGCCAACCACAATTCCATCGGTGAGGAATACACGCTTTCGAGGCCTTGGGCCTGGGTGGCGTCAGCCAGTTGCGCAGGATCTTCGACGGTCAGCAGTTCTTCGCGCCATTCGATGCGCGTGGCGCCCGCGGCGGCCAACACGTCGATAAACGATCCCTGACCGCGTTGGCGAACAAGGTCGGCGCCGTAGCTCGACAGGCTGATGGAGACAGGTGGTTTATTCATTGTTGTATACCTCTGAAACCGGTTTCATTTTTGTTCAAAAAAAATTGGTGACCTTTATGGCCTCTTCGCGAGCAGGCTCGCTCCCACAGGGGGGGTGTGAGCGCCGTAGGTCCCTTGTGGGAGCGAGCCTGCTCGCGAAGAGGTCCTGACATTCACTGCAAATTTCCTAGAGTCGACCCACGCACAATCAACCGCGCCGAAAAATCCAGGGTCCGCACCGGCCCGTCATCACCGCGCAAACGCTTGAGCAAACACTCGAACGCACTGGCGCCAATCTCGGCCGTCGGCTGGGCGAGGGCGGTGATGCCGCTGCCGACCAGCGGATACCAATCCAGGTCATCGAGGGCGATCAGGCCGACGTCCTCGAACAGATTGCACTTCAGTTCTCGCAACGAATGGGTGCTGGCCAGCGCGGCGATTCCGTTGGCGCAGAACAGCGTTTTCGGGCCGGGACCGGGCGTTTCAAGGAAGGTTTTCAGCTGCGCGGTGAGTTCGCTGCCGGTTTCGATCAGGGTGCCGCGCAGGGCCGGGCGTTGTTCGATCTGCGCCTTGAAGCTGCTGACCCGCTCGATCCGCGAACTGGT
It encodes:
- a CDS encoding sugar phosphate isomerase/epimerase family protein, which codes for MNKPPVSISLSSYGADLVRQRGQGSFIDVLAAAGATRIEWREELLTVEDPAQLADATQAQGLESVYSSPMELWLAGQSKPNPELISALQRAQAFGAKWLKVSLGYFTDNSDLQTLSRVLGKSAVQLLVENDQTLHGGRIEPFQRFFNEVEQHNLPVKMTFDIGNWHWQDQSAASAARLLGRHVGYVHCKAVTRRADGKLVAIPPTASDLHLWEQLLRHMAQGVMRAAEYPLQGDDLVQLTTEHVAALVRLGQTRLESAHA
- a CDS encoding MFS transporter, translating into MKTATLAARRWWYIMPIVFITYSLAYLDRANYGFAAASGMAADLMITPGLSSMLGALFFLGYFFFQVPGAIYAQKHSVKKLIFVSLILWGGLATLTGIVSNAYWLIVIRFMLGVVEAAVMPAMLVYLCHWFTRAERSRANTFLILGNPVTMLWMSVVSGYLVQHYSWRWMFIIEGLPAVLWAFIWWRLADDRPAQAKWLSDQEKHDLESALAAEQVGIKAVKNYAEAFRSPKVIILALQFFCWSIGVYGFVLWLPSILKAGAQMDMIEAGWLSSLPYLAAVIGMLLVSWGSDKMQKRKRFVWPPLLIASIAFYGSYALGAEHFWWSYTLLVIAGACMYAPYGPFFAIIPEILPANVAGGAMALINSMGALGSFGGSYLVGYLNSSTGSPGASYLLMSGALMLSVVLTIFLKPGASDRVVAKAVVQRSTAAHS
- a CDS encoding sugar kinase produces the protein MPEIDILSFGETMAMFVAEQNGDLADVDHFHKRIAGADSNVAIGLSRLGFNVAWLSRVGADSLGRFVIDTLEKEGLDCSNVAIDTAHPTGFQLKSRTDDGSDPVVEYFRRGSAASHLSRQSIAPELLSARHLHATGIPPALSETAREMSFELMTRMRDAGRSVSFDPNLRPSLWASEQQMISEINRLASLAHWVLPGLSEGRLLTGFEDPADIAAFYLDQGAEAVAIKLGPHGAYYRTHLDQGFVAGVPVETVVDTVGAGDGFAVGMISALLENHSFADAVKRANWIGSRAVQSRGDMEGLPNRSEMIAEFEAAIASRLAPTLDRIPT